Proteins from a single region of Geovibrio ferrireducens:
- a CDS encoding manganese efflux pump MntP, whose amino-acid sequence MNFFEVFWIAVGLSMDAFAVSIACSVLLCHVSFRHIFRLGFHFGLFQAVMPVIGWFAGRSVSGYISAWDHWVAFGLLSAIGLKAVKEAFSDDDGENIKGDPTRGLSLIFLSVATSIDALAVGVSLAAVNVNIFQPALLIGVITAAFSVVGTVYGCRIGARFGKKVEAAGGIILILIGVKILLEHLLS is encoded by the coding sequence ATGAATTTTTTCGAAGTCTTCTGGATTGCCGTGGGGCTGTCCATGGATGCTTTCGCCGTGTCCATTGCGTGCAGTGTTCTCCTTTGCCATGTCTCCTTCCGGCATATATTCCGCCTCGGCTTTCATTTCGGTCTTTTTCAGGCGGTTATGCCTGTTATAGGCTGGTTCGCGGGGAGAAGCGTCAGCGGGTACATAAGCGCATGGGATCACTGGGTGGCCTTCGGACTTCTCTCCGCCATAGGGCTTAAGGCGGTGAAGGAAGCTTTCAGTGACGATGATGGAGAGAATATCAAGGGCGACCCCACAAGAGGGCTCAGTCTTATTTTCCTCTCTGTCGCCACCAGTATAGATGCCCTTGCTGTGGGCGTGAGCCTTGCTGCGGTGAATGTGAATATTTTTCAGCCTGCACTCCTCATAGGGGTTATCACTGCCGCCTTCTCTGTAGTCGGCACGGTTTACGGATGCCGGATCGGGGCGCGCTTCGGCAAAAAGGTTGAGGCCGCTGGCGGAATAATCCTCATACTCATAGGCGTTAAGATCCTTCTGGAACACCTCCTCTCCTGA
- a CDS encoding FeoA family protein, translating into MCSNFIGGEESVSLSDVRKGERCEIAGFCKCCDRQSVRRLIDYGFIKGRILEVIEDAGDGNITVDLEGNRLCICGSLSSKITITPCRHRHGRHR; encoded by the coding sequence ATGTGCAGCAATTTTATTGGCGGTGAAGAGAGTGTATCTCTCTCCGATGTCAGAAAGGGAGAAAGATGCGAGATCGCAGGATTCTGTAAATGCTGCGACAGGCAGTCCGTGCGCAGGCTCATAGACTACGGCTTCATAAAGGGGCGCATCCTCGAAGTGATAGAAGATGCCGGAGACGGGAACATCACAGTGGATCTGGAAGGGAACAGGCTCTGCATATGCGGCAGCCTCTCCAGTAAGATAACCATAACCCCGTGCAGACACAGGCACGGCAGACACAGATAA
- a CDS encoding DUF2917 domain-containing protein, translating into MSVKSFKMTLGKNKMMSVNGAKSANLSCEKGKLWITGTRQGDVMVACGQKISLRPVDALVIEGMDDSLFTMDVR; encoded by the coding sequence ATGAGCGTGAAAAGCTTTAAGATGACTCTGGGAAAGAACAAAATGATGTCTGTAAACGGTGCAAAAAGCGCGAATCTGTCCTGTGAGAAAGGGAAGCTGTGGATAACAGGAACCAGACAGGGTGATGTTATGGTTGCCTGCGGACAGAAAATCAGCCTCCGCCCTGTGGACGCACTGGTGATAGAGGGAATGGACGATTCTCTGTTTACTATGGATGTGAGATAA
- a CDS encoding FeoB-associated Cys-rich membrane protein: MADIIITAAIVTAAVFYLYRYYTKPADGCGGSCGGCSAARSGCSAAETAEKISSGGR; this comes from the coding sequence ATGGCAGATATAATAATCACGGCTGCAATTGTGACAGCGGCAGTCTTTTACCTCTACAGATACTACACAAAGCCCGCAGACGGATGCGGCGGCTCCTGCGGAGGCTGTTCAGCAGCCAGAAGCGGATGCAGCGCCGCCGAAACGGCAGAAAAAATAAGCTCCGGCGGCAGATAG
- a CDS encoding Fur family transcriptional regulator: MKKETKNIALRRLSEYLSEKKLRATSQREIILGTFIELGRHTTAEELYEALKKHDSSIGHATVYRALRLFVEAEIARELNFNDGSVRYESVIGKEPHDHLICKKCGAMVEFLDEKIRDAQDEIAKKYGYSVKNRSHILFGVCPKCRR; the protein is encoded by the coding sequence ATGAAAAAAGAAACAAAAAACATCGCCCTGAGAAGGCTCTCTGAGTATTTATCCGAAAAAAAACTCCGCGCCACCAGCCAGAGGGAAATCATCCTCGGAACCTTTATTGAACTGGGCAGACACACAACAGCAGAAGAGCTTTACGAAGCTCTCAAAAAGCATGATTCAAGCATTGGGCATGCCACTGTGTATCGTGCGCTGAGGCTCTTTGTTGAGGCGGAAATAGCCCGCGAGCTCAATTTTAATGACGGTTCAGTCCGCTACGAGAGCGTGATCGGAAAAGAGCCCCATGATCACCTGATCTGCAAAAAATGCGGTGCAATGGTAGAATTTCTGGATGAGAAAATCCGTGATGCTCAGGATGAAATTGCAAAAAAATACGGTTACTCAGTAAAAAACAGAAGCCACATTCTCTTCGGCGTATGTCCCAAATGCCGCAGATAA